Proteins encoded by one window of Chromobacterium violaceum ATCC 12472:
- the gcvP gene encoding aminomethyl-transferring glycine dehydrogenase, translating to MSLTELFNRHEFLARHIGPSDAERAEMLAAVGAPSIDALVDQTLPADIRLNRRLDLPSPQPEAEALAALKAVASKNVVNKSFIGLGYYPVLTPTVILRNVLENPGWYTAYTPYQAEIAQGRLEALLNFQQMVIDLTGLEMANASLLDEATAAAEAMAMAGRVSKSKSTRFFVDSRVLPQTLDVMKTRAKYFGFELVQGHPEEAGNGDYFGALFQYPGEAGDLLDLTPHIAAVKAKGGVVAVAADVMALVALKSPAEMGADIALGNTQRFGVPMGFGGPHAAYFAFKDEMKRSAPGRIIGVSIDAKGKTALRMALQTREQHIRREKANSNICTSQVLLANIAGLYAVYHGAEGVRRIAARIHRLAAIFAHAVKEAGGKLVFDRFFDTVQVDAPKADAIYAAALAAGYNLRRVGKTVLGVAFHEAATESDLAKLIELFTGKPADIAALDAAALDAIPAALKRESAILTHPVFNTHHSEHEMLRYMKKLENRDLAMNHSMISLGSCTMKLNATSEMIPITWPEFANMHPFAPREQTVGYLELIEGLQKQLKAITGFDAISMQPNSGAQGEYAGLLAISRYHESRGEAHRNICLIPQSAHGTNPATAQMMNMQVVVVKCDEAGNVDVADLKAKAEQHAANLAALMITYPSTHGVFEQGIKEICEIVHAHGGQVYMDGANLNAQVGLTRPADIGADVSHMNLHKTFCIPHGGGGPGMGPIGLKAHLAPFIANHVVAPVPGAVEGQTAVSAAPFGSASILPISYMYIAMMGAEGMKQATENALLSANYLATRLSEHFPVLYTGANGRVAHECIIDLRPLKAASGVTEVDVAKRLMDYGFHAPTMSFPVPGTLMIEPTESEPKAELDRFIAAMAAIRAEIDRVQSGAWPADNNPLVNAPHSKADIAGDWDRPYSREQGLFPLPYVLENKFWPSVNRIDDVYGDRNVVCSCPSTESYM from the coding sequence ATGTCGCTCACCGAACTCTTCAACCGTCACGAATTCCTCGCCCGCCACATCGGCCCGTCCGACGCCGAGCGCGCCGAGATGCTGGCCGCCGTCGGCGCGCCGTCGATCGACGCGCTGGTCGACCAGACGCTGCCGGCCGACATCCGCCTGAACCGCCGCCTGGACCTGCCGTCGCCGCAGCCGGAGGCCGAGGCGCTGGCGGCGCTGAAGGCCGTCGCATCCAAGAACGTGGTCAACAAGTCCTTCATCGGCCTCGGCTACTACCCGGTGCTGACGCCCACCGTCATCCTGCGCAATGTGCTGGAAAACCCGGGCTGGTACACCGCCTACACCCCGTACCAGGCCGAGATCGCCCAGGGCCGGCTGGAAGCGCTGCTGAACTTCCAGCAGATGGTCATCGACCTGACCGGCCTGGAAATGGCCAACGCCTCGCTGCTGGACGAAGCCACCGCCGCCGCCGAGGCGATGGCGATGGCGGGGCGCGTGTCCAAGTCCAAGTCCACCCGCTTCTTCGTCGACAGCCGCGTGCTGCCGCAGACGCTGGACGTGATGAAGACCCGCGCCAAGTACTTCGGCTTCGAGCTGGTGCAGGGCCATCCGGAAGAGGCCGGCAACGGCGACTACTTCGGCGCCTTGTTCCAGTATCCGGGCGAGGCCGGCGACCTGCTCGATCTAACCCCGCACATCGCCGCCGTCAAGGCCAAGGGCGGCGTGGTGGCCGTCGCCGCCGACGTGATGGCGCTGGTGGCCTTGAAGTCACCGGCCGAGATGGGCGCCGACATCGCGCTGGGCAACACCCAGCGCTTCGGCGTGCCGATGGGCTTCGGCGGCCCGCACGCCGCTTATTTCGCGTTCAAGGACGAGATGAAGCGCTCGGCGCCGGGCCGCATCATCGGCGTGTCCATCGACGCCAAGGGCAAGACCGCGCTGCGCATGGCGCTGCAAACCCGCGAGCAGCACATCCGCCGCGAGAAGGCCAACTCCAACATCTGCACCAGCCAGGTGCTGCTGGCCAATATCGCCGGCCTGTACGCCGTTTACCACGGTGCGGAGGGCGTGCGGCGCATCGCCGCCCGCATCCACCGTCTGGCGGCCATCTTCGCCCACGCGGTGAAGGAAGCCGGAGGCAAGCTGGTGTTCGACCGCTTCTTCGACACCGTGCAGGTGGACGCGCCCAAGGCCGACGCCATCTACGCCGCCGCGCTGGCCGCCGGCTACAATCTGCGCCGCGTCGGCAAGACCGTGCTGGGCGTGGCCTTCCACGAGGCCGCCACCGAGTCGGACCTGGCCAAGCTGATCGAGCTGTTCACCGGCAAGCCGGCCGACATCGCCGCCCTGGACGCCGCCGCCCTGGACGCGATCCCGGCCGCGCTCAAGCGCGAGTCGGCCATCCTGACCCACCCGGTGTTCAACACCCATCATAGCGAGCACGAGATGCTGCGCTATATGAAGAAGCTGGAAAACCGCGACCTGGCGATGAACCACTCGATGATCTCGCTGGGCAGCTGCACCATGAAGCTGAACGCCACCAGCGAGATGATCCCGATCACCTGGCCGGAATTCGCCAATATGCACCCGTTCGCGCCGCGCGAGCAGACCGTGGGCTATCTGGAGCTGATCGAGGGCCTGCAGAAGCAGTTGAAGGCGATCACCGGCTTCGACGCGATCTCGATGCAGCCGAATTCCGGCGCCCAGGGCGAGTACGCCGGCCTGCTGGCGATCAGCCGCTACCACGAGTCGCGCGGCGAAGCGCATCGCAATATCTGCCTGATTCCGCAATCGGCGCACGGCACCAATCCGGCCACCGCGCAGATGATGAATATGCAGGTGGTGGTGGTGAAGTGCGACGAGGCCGGCAACGTCGACGTGGCCGACCTGAAGGCCAAGGCCGAGCAGCACGCCGCCAATCTGGCCGCGCTGATGATCACCTATCCGTCCACCCACGGCGTGTTCGAGCAGGGCATCAAAGAGATCTGCGAGATCGTTCATGCCCACGGCGGCCAGGTCTACATGGACGGCGCCAACCTGAATGCCCAGGTGGGGCTGACTCGCCCGGCCGACATCGGCGCCGACGTGTCGCACATGAACCTGCACAAGACCTTCTGCATCCCGCACGGCGGCGGCGGACCGGGCATGGGCCCGATCGGCCTGAAGGCCCACCTGGCGCCGTTCATCGCCAACCACGTGGTGGCGCCGGTGCCGGGCGCGGTGGAAGGCCAGACCGCGGTGTCGGCCGCGCCGTTCGGCTCCGCCTCCATCCTGCCCATCTCCTATATGTACATCGCGATGATGGGCGCGGAGGGCATGAAGCAGGCGACCGAGAACGCCTTGCTGTCCGCCAACTACCTGGCCACCCGCCTCTCCGAGCACTTCCCGGTGTTGTACACCGGCGCCAACGGCCGCGTCGCCCACGAGTGCATCATCGACCTGCGCCCGCTGAAGGCCGCCTCCGGCGTCACCGAGGTGGACGTGGCCAAGCGCCTGATGGACTACGGCTTCCACGCGCCGACCATGAGCTTCCCGGTGCCGGGCACGCTGATGATCGAACCGACCGAATCCGAGCCCAAGGCGGAGCTCGACCGCTTCATCGCGGCGATGGCCGCCATCCGCGCCGAGATCGACCGGGTGCAGAGCGGCGCATGGCCGGCGGACAATAATCCGCTGGTCAACGCGCCGCACAGCAAGGCCGACATCGCAGGCGACTGGGACCGCCCTTACAGCCGCGAGCAGGGTCTGTTCCCGCTGCCCTACGTGCTGGAAAACAAGTTCTGGCCGAGCGTGAACCGCATCGACGATGTGTATGGCGACCGCAACGTGGTGTGCAGCTGCCCGAGCACGGAAAGCTATATGTAA
- the gcvH gene encoding glycine cleavage system protein GcvH, with protein sequence MSNIPAELKYVDSHEWLRLEADGSVTVGITAHAQELLGDIVFVELPKVGASLAKDEQAGVVESVKAASDVYCPIAGEVLAVNEELEGEPELANSDPYGDGWFFKIKPANAADLNGLMDAAAYAKEIGA encoded by the coding sequence ATGAGCAACATTCCCGCCGAACTGAAATACGTCGACAGCCACGAATGGCTGCGCCTGGAAGCCGACGGCTCCGTGACCGTGGGCATCACCGCGCACGCGCAGGAATTGCTGGGCGACATCGTCTTCGTCGAGCTGCCGAAAGTCGGCGCGAGTCTGGCCAAGGATGAGCAGGCCGGCGTGGTGGAGTCGGTGAAGGCCGCTTCCGACGTCTACTGTCCGATCGCCGGCGAAGTGCTGGCCGTCAACGAGGAGCTGGAGGGCGAGCCGGAGCTGGCCAACAGCGATCCGTACGGCGACGGCTGGTTCTTCAAGATCAAGCCGGCCAACGCCGCCGATCTGAACGGCCTGATGGACGCCGCCGCCTACGCCAAGGAAATCGGCGCCTGA
- the gcvT gene encoding glycine cleavage system aminomethyltransferase GcvT: MTAPKRTPLFDAHIAAGAKMVDFAGWEMPIHYGSQLKEHEIVRSDAGMFDVSHMTVIDITGADAKAWLQKLIANDVAKLGFEGKALYSGMLTPEGTVVDDLIVYLTAYGYRMVVNAGTTEKDLAWMESQKAGFDVALKVRRDLAMLAVQGPKAIQKVCSIKPELAEAIRALKVFQGLPQGEWFYARTGYTGEDGLEIMVPADQAISFFHQLQAAGVSPIGLGARDTLRLEAGMNLYGHDMDETVSPLEAGMGWTIAWEPAERKFNGREALEAQKAAGVKMKQVGLVLEGRGVLREGLKVVVESVGEGVITSGTFSPTLKHSIAIARVPAATGAAAQVDLRGTLTDVRVVKMPFVRNGKKVFE; this comes from the coding sequence ATGACGGCCCCGAAACGTACCCCGCTGTTTGATGCCCATATCGCCGCCGGCGCCAAGATGGTCGATTTCGCCGGTTGGGAAATGCCCATCCACTATGGTTCCCAGCTGAAAGAGCACGAAATCGTCCGCAGCGACGCGGGCATGTTCGACGTCTCGCACATGACGGTGATCGACATCACCGGCGCCGACGCCAAGGCCTGGCTGCAAAAACTGATCGCTAACGACGTGGCCAAGCTCGGCTTCGAGGGCAAGGCGCTGTATTCCGGCATGCTGACCCCGGAAGGCACCGTCGTCGACGACCTGATCGTCTACCTCACTGCCTACGGCTACCGCATGGTGGTCAACGCCGGCACCACCGAGAAAGACTTGGCCTGGATGGAAAGCCAGAAGGCCGGCTTCGACGTGGCGCTGAAGGTGCGCCGCGACCTGGCGATGCTGGCGGTGCAGGGCCCCAAGGCGATTCAAAAAGTCTGTTCCATCAAGCCGGAGCTGGCCGAGGCCATCCGCGCGCTGAAAGTGTTCCAGGGCCTGCCGCAGGGCGAGTGGTTCTACGCCCGCACCGGCTATACCGGCGAAGACGGCCTGGAAATCATGGTCCCGGCCGATCAGGCCATTTCCTTCTTCCATCAATTGCAAGCCGCCGGCGTGTCGCCGATCGGCCTGGGCGCGCGCGACACGCTGCGCTTGGAAGCCGGCATGAACCTGTACGGCCACGACATGGACGAGACCGTGTCGCCGCTGGAAGCCGGCATGGGCTGGACCATCGCCTGGGAGCCGGCCGAGCGCAAGTTCAACGGCCGCGAGGCGCTGGAAGCGCAAAAGGCCGCCGGCGTGAAGATGAAGCAGGTGGGCCTGGTGCTGGAAGGCCGCGGCGTGCTGCGCGAAGGCCTGAAGGTGGTGGTGGAGAGCGTCGGCGAAGGCGTGATCACCAGCGGCACCTTCTCGCCTACGCTGAAGCATTCCATCGCCATCGCCCGCGTGCCGGCCGCCACCGGCGCCGCCGCCCAGGTGGACCTGCGCGGCACGCTGACCGACGTCCGCGTGGTGAAGATGCCCTTCGTCCGCAACGGCAAGAAAGTATTCGAATAA
- a CDS encoding amino acid permease, with the protein MCTALVVGNMIGSGVFLLPASLAPFGGVSMLGWLVTSCGAICLALVFARLSSILPREGGPYAYIHAGFGDFAGFWIAWGYWIALWAGNAALAVAATSYLQVFFPILGHSEPLAGAVAIGLIWVVTWINSRGARSSGVVAVVTTLLKLLPLAAVTFIGFFHFQPENLAFNPHGKPLLSSLSATMALTLWAFLGLESASVPAGDVVEPEKTIPRATVIGTLLATVLYILSTVSLMGLMPADTLAASQAPFADAARLMWGDWGYWLVGFGAVVSCFGALNGWSLMQAHVPAAAAKDGLFPSRFDQRNAAGVPIFGLVLSSALVTILMAMKYAGGDSGVKIFEFIILLATATTLLPYAFCSMALIAIMLMRGKAFTAKDYIAPGFFAGIGFVYSLWALYGSGADIVMWGMLLLLMGLPIYVWQLKERYAAD; encoded by the coding sequence ATGTGCACCGCCCTGGTGGTGGGCAATATGATAGGTTCCGGCGTCTTCCTGCTGCCGGCCTCGCTGGCGCCGTTCGGCGGCGTGTCCATGCTGGGCTGGCTGGTGACTTCCTGCGGCGCCATCTGCCTGGCGCTGGTGTTCGCCCGGCTGTCGTCCATCCTGCCGCGCGAGGGCGGACCCTACGCCTATATCCACGCCGGCTTCGGCGACTTCGCCGGCTTCTGGATCGCCTGGGGCTACTGGATCGCGCTGTGGGCGGGCAATGCCGCGCTGGCGGTGGCGGCCACCAGCTATCTGCAGGTGTTCTTCCCGATATTGGGGCATAGCGAGCCGCTGGCCGGCGCCGTCGCCATCGGCCTGATCTGGGTCGTCACCTGGATCAACAGCCGCGGCGCGCGCAGCTCGGGCGTGGTGGCTGTGGTGACCACGCTGCTGAAGCTGCTGCCGCTGGCGGCGGTCACCTTCATCGGCTTCTTCCATTTCCAGCCGGAAAACCTGGCGTTCAACCCTCATGGCAAGCCACTGCTGTCCTCGCTGTCGGCGACGATGGCGCTGACCTTGTGGGCCTTCCTCGGCCTGGAGTCGGCCTCGGTGCCGGCAGGCGACGTGGTGGAGCCGGAGAAGACCATTCCGCGCGCGACAGTGATAGGCACGCTGCTGGCCACCGTGCTCTACATCCTGTCCACGGTGTCGCTGATGGGCCTGATGCCGGCGGACACGCTGGCGGCTTCGCAGGCGCCGTTCGCCGATGCGGCGCGGCTGATGTGGGGCGACTGGGGCTACTGGCTGGTGGGCTTCGGCGCAGTGGTGTCCTGCTTCGGCGCGCTCAACGGCTGGAGCCTGATGCAGGCCCACGTGCCGGCGGCGGCTGCCAAGGACGGGTTGTTCCCCAGCCGTTTCGACCAGCGCAACGCGGCCGGCGTGCCCATCTTCGGCCTGGTGCTGTCCAGCGCGCTGGTCACCATTCTGATGGCGATGAAGTACGCAGGCGGCGACAGCGGGGTGAAGATCTTCGAGTTCATCATCCTGCTGGCCACCGCCACTACGCTGCTGCCCTACGCTTTCTGCTCGATGGCGCTGATCGCCATCATGCTGATGCGCGGCAAGGCGTTCACGGCCAAGGATTACATCGCGCCCGGTTTCTTCGCCGGCATCGGCTTCGTCTACTCGCTGTGGGCGCTGTACGGCTCCGGCGCCGACATCGTGATGTGGGGCATGCTGCTGTTGCTGATGGGCCTGCCCATTTATGTCTGGCAGTTGAAGGAGCGGTACGCGGCCGATTGA
- the gluQRS gene encoding tRNA glutamyl-Q(34) synthetase GluQRS, with translation MSNALYRGRFAPSPTGLLHAGSLSTAIGSYLEARSRGGEWLLRMEDLDPPREVPGAADDILRTLEAFGFEWDGEVVYQSRRHGLYRAALERLIASGRAYACCCTRKEIAATARRGLDGYVYPGTCRNGCPDGREGRAWRLRVDEGEWTAHDRLQGEHRQDLARDIGDFVLLRADGFWAYQLAVVVDDAEQGVTDIVRGADLLVSTPRQLAVYDALGQSAPGYCHLPVLTNAAGEKLSKQTLAPAISTRDAARQLREALAWLGHVPPADCGSLDELWPWAVANWSLSRVPAGPLQLPLS, from the coding sequence ATGTCGAATGCACTCTACCGGGGCCGTTTCGCCCCCAGTCCCACCGGCCTGCTGCACGCGGGTTCGCTCAGCACCGCCATCGGCAGTTACCTGGAAGCGCGCAGCCGAGGCGGCGAGTGGCTGCTGCGGATGGAAGACCTGGACCCGCCGCGCGAGGTGCCCGGCGCGGCCGACGACATCCTGCGCACGCTGGAGGCATTCGGCTTCGAGTGGGACGGCGAGGTGGTTTACCAGAGCCGCCGGCATGGCTTGTACCGCGCCGCGCTGGAGCGGCTGATCGCCTCAGGACGCGCTTACGCCTGCTGCTGCACCCGCAAGGAGATCGCTGCGACGGCGCGGCGGGGCCTGGACGGCTACGTCTATCCCGGCACCTGCCGCAACGGTTGTCCAGACGGCCGCGAGGGGCGCGCCTGGCGGCTGCGGGTGGATGAGGGCGAGTGGACGGCGCATGACCGGCTGCAGGGCGAGCATCGGCAGGATCTGGCGCGCGACATCGGCGACTTCGTGCTGCTGCGCGCTGACGGCTTCTGGGCCTATCAGCTGGCGGTGGTGGTCGACGACGCCGAGCAGGGCGTCACCGATATCGTCCGCGGCGCCGATCTGCTGGTGTCCACGCCGCGGCAACTGGCGGTTTACGACGCGTTGGGCCAATCCGCGCCCGGCTATTGCCATCTGCCGGTGCTGACCAATGCCGCCGGCGAGAAGCTGTCCAAGCAGACGCTGGCGCCGGCGATCTCGACCCGCGACGCCGCGCGGCAGCTGCGCGAGGCCCTGGCGTGGCTGGGCCATGTTCCGCCAGCGGATTGCGGAAGCCTGGACGAGCTGTGGCCTTGGGCTGTGGCGAATTGGTCATTGAGCCGCGTGCCGGCCGGCCCGCTGCAACTCCCTCTTTCCTGA
- the fdxA gene encoding ferredoxin FdxA: MAYVVTDACIKCKYTDCVEVCPVDCFREGPNFLAIDPDECIDCSLCVPECPVGAIYAEDDVPKGQEAFIALNAELAKNWPSIVERIDPLPDHADWADVKDKLPYLER, encoded by the coding sequence ATGGCGTACGTTGTAACCGATGCCTGTATCAAATGCAAATACACCGATTGCGTGGAGGTTTGTCCGGTGGACTGCTTCCGCGAAGGCCCCAACTTCCTGGCGATAGACCCGGACGAATGCATAGACTGCTCGCTGTGCGTGCCAGAATGCCCGGTCGGCGCCATTTACGCCGAGGACGACGTGCCCAAGGGCCAGGAGGCCTTCATCGCGCTCAACGCGGAACTGGCCAAGAACTGGCCGAGCATCGTCGAGCGCATCGACCCGCTGCCCGACCACGCGGACTGGGCGGACGTGAAGGACAAGCTGCCCTACCTGGAACGCTGA
- the cheD gene encoding chemoreceptor glutamine deamidase CheD yields MNHAEGMNSHQYYDKHFQITAVKVFPGEFHATNQSRLLVTLLGSCVAVCLSDRISGVAGMNHFLLPEGSLDLGAGTSAARFGVNAMELLITDMQKLGAMRNRLEAKIFGAGNVLDGMTVVKVGERNTNFIRSYLANEQIPILAEDLLGECARKVYFFTATGKVLIKKLKKSGAAIKQEQPYRGRIVDQGEGAKTGDIDLFI; encoded by the coding sequence ATGAATCATGCCGAAGGGATGAACAGCCACCAGTACTACGACAAGCACTTCCAGATCACGGCGGTCAAGGTATTTCCGGGCGAGTTTCACGCCACCAACCAGTCGCGCCTGCTGGTGACGCTACTGGGCTCCTGCGTGGCGGTCTGCCTGAGCGACCGCATTTCCGGCGTGGCCGGCATGAACCATTTCCTGTTGCCGGAAGGGTCGCTGGACCTGGGGGCGGGCACGTCCGCCGCGCGTTTCGGCGTCAACGCGATGGAGTTGCTGATCACCGACATGCAGAAGCTGGGCGCGATGCGCAACCGGCTGGAGGCCAAGATATTCGGCGCCGGCAACGTGCTGGACGGCATGACGGTGGTGAAGGTGGGCGAGCGCAACACCAACTTCATCCGCAGCTACCTGGCCAATGAACAGATTCCCATCCTGGCGGAGGATCTGCTTGGGGAGTGCGCGCGCAAGGTGTATTTCTTCACCGCCACCGGCAAGGTGCTGATCAAGAAGCTGAAGAAGAGCGGCGCCGCGATCAAGCAGGAGCAGCCGTATCGCGGCCGCATCGTGGATCAGGGCGAGGGCGCCAAGACCGGCGACATCGACCTGTTCATCTGA
- a CDS encoding protein-glutamate methylesterase/protein-glutamine glutaminase — protein MSAGTGRRIRVVVVDDSALVRSLLTAIVNEAPDMEVVATASDPIIAREKIRETSPDVVTLDVEMPRMDGLEFLRRLMRLRPTPVLMISSLTDAGSETTLAALELGAVDFIHKPADDIARHMQEYAEEIREKLRVTAEARLRQPNRFRQPPPARKTGPGAPLRKNALVFVGASTGGTEAIKDFLMGMPADGPPILIVQHMPEHFTFTFAERLNKLCPMRVKEAEDGEAALAGVAYIAPGHSHMRVAPAGGGGFRIALDQEEPVNRHRPAVDPLFDSAARHLGKNAIGVILTGMGKDGAEGLLRMRHAGAVTFGQDEASCVVYGMPREAFRIGAVAHVLPLNRLAEKVVECLQSQAERAIT, from the coding sequence ATGAGCGCGGGAACGGGGCGGAGAATCCGGGTGGTGGTGGTGGACGATTCGGCGCTGGTGCGCAGCCTGCTGACGGCCATCGTCAACGAGGCGCCGGACATGGAGGTGGTGGCGACGGCGTCCGATCCCATCATCGCCCGGGAAAAGATACGCGAAACCAGCCCGGACGTGGTGACGCTGGATGTGGAAATGCCGCGGATGGACGGGCTGGAGTTCCTGCGGCGCCTGATGAGGCTGAGGCCGACGCCGGTGTTGATGATCTCCTCGCTGACCGATGCCGGTTCGGAAACCACGCTGGCCGCGCTCGAGCTGGGCGCGGTGGATTTCATCCACAAGCCGGCCGACGACATCGCGCGGCACATGCAGGAGTACGCGGAGGAGATACGGGAAAAGCTCAGGGTCACGGCCGAAGCCAGGCTCAGGCAGCCGAACCGTTTCCGCCAGCCGCCGCCGGCGCGCAAGACGGGCCCAGGCGCGCCGTTGAGGAAGAACGCGCTGGTCTTCGTCGGCGCGTCCACCGGCGGCACCGAGGCGATCAAGGACTTCCTGATGGGCATGCCGGCCGACGGGCCGCCCATCCTGATCGTGCAGCACATGCCGGAGCATTTCACTTTCACTTTCGCCGAGCGCCTGAACAAGCTGTGCCCGATGCGGGTGAAGGAGGCGGAGGACGGTGAGGCCGCGCTGGCCGGCGTTGCCTACATCGCGCCGGGGCACTCGCACATGCGGGTGGCGCCCGCGGGGGGCGGCGGCTTCCGGATCGCCCTGGATCAAGAGGAGCCGGTCAACCGCCATCGGCCGGCGGTGGATCCGTTGTTCGATTCCGCGGCCAGGCATCTGGGCAAGAACGCGATCGGCGTGATCCTGACCGGCATGGGCAAGGACGGGGCGGAAGGGCTGTTGCGGATGCGCCATGCGGGCGCCGTCACCTTCGGCCAGGATGAGGCCAGCTGCGTGGTGTACGGCATGCCGCGGGAAGCGTTCAGGATAGGCGCGGTGGCGCATGTCCTGCCATTGAACAGACTGGCGGAGAAAGTGGTCGAGTGCCTGCAGAGCCAAGCCGAAAGGGCGATAACATGA
- a CDS encoding CheR family methyltransferase encodes MADETGLKFTRNDFKRVREMIYQRVGISLSDSKTHMAYARLAKRVRSRGLRSFADYLDLLQHSEESEEWQGFINALTTNLTSFFRESHHFDILREHARRQRRPGETFRVWSSASSTGEEPYSIAITLLELWREAGAGSFQLLASDIDTNVLQQAARGVYARERAEKVSADLLRRYFDKGVGGNEGMIRLKRQVRDAVSFFQFNLVAPTWPDIGRFDAIFCRNVMIYFDKSTQAAILERMAACLRPDGLLMLGHSENIVHLTDAFIGCGRTTYRLAHPDRGEGGG; translated from the coding sequence ATGGCCGACGAAACGGGGCTCAAGTTCACCCGCAACGATTTCAAGCGGGTCCGGGAAATGATCTACCAGCGGGTAGGCATTTCGCTGAGCGATTCCAAGACCCACATGGCTTACGCCAGGCTGGCCAAGCGGGTGCGCTCGCGCGGGCTGCGCAGCTTCGCCGATTACCTGGACCTGTTGCAGCACAGCGAGGAAAGCGAGGAGTGGCAGGGTTTCATCAACGCGCTGACCACCAACCTGACCTCGTTCTTCCGCGAATCCCATCATTTCGACATCCTGCGCGAGCACGCCAGGCGGCAGCGAAGGCCGGGAGAGACGTTCCGGGTATGGAGCTCGGCCTCGTCCACCGGCGAGGAGCCGTATTCGATCGCCATCACCCTGCTTGAGCTGTGGCGGGAAGCGGGAGCGGGAAGCTTTCAGCTGCTGGCGTCCGACATCGACACCAATGTGCTGCAGCAGGCGGCGCGCGGCGTTTACGCCAGGGAGCGGGCGGAAAAGGTGTCGGCGGATCTGCTCAGGCGGTACTTCGACAAGGGCGTCGGCGGCAACGAGGGCATGATACGGCTCAAGCGGCAGGTGAGGGACGCGGTGTCCTTCTTCCAGTTCAATCTGGTGGCGCCGACCTGGCCGGACATCGGCCGATTCGACGCGATCTTCTGCCGCAACGTGATGATCTATTTCGACAAATCGACCCAGGCGGCCATCCTGGAGCGAATGGCTGCCTGCCTGCGGCCGGATGGCCTGCTGATGCTCGGACATTCGGAAAACATCGTCCACCTGACCGACGCCTTCATCGGCTGCGGCAGGACCACCTACCGGCTCGCGCATCCGGACCGCGGAGAGGGGGGCGGATGA